GAGGACTTCTTACTCATGAAAGTTACCTTACGCTTATTACATATAAATATTTTTGTAATGAGACAAGATTATTCACTTTTTTATGCCATACTATTAATATAATTTACCGGCGTTAAAAGAAGTCGAACAGCCGCTTTTGTTCCTTCATATACTTATAGAGGCGGCTTGAGCTCAGCCACGGCTGGAGGGGGGACTTGAGGCGCTTTCCGGCCTCCGCCAGCGCAAGGTCGAGCGTATCGAAGGCCATGGGCGGATTGGCCAGCGCCTGCTTTGCCAGCTCCCGAAAGCGCCAGACGCCCAGCGGTATCCAGTCGTTCAGGACCTCCAGGAAGGCGATGGCCCCGGCCTGCCGGCCTGCGGCGTCCAGGTATTCGGCCACGGGCAGCCGGGCGGCATAGTAGGCGCCGGCCAGCGCCGACGCATAGCCCTTGCGGCCCTCGTAGAACTCGAAGTCCGAGTCGCAGTGCCAGTTCGGGGCGCTCATGTGCCAGAGCTCGAGGCCCTCGAACATCCAGGGCGTGGGGGTTAGAAGTATCACGACGTTATTGGCTAGCGCTTCAGCGCTGAAGACGGTGTACTTGTCGATGGTCGGGTAGTATTTTACCTTATCGAGCAGGCCTGTACCTGCGATGTCGTCTACCGCCGTGATGCTCCACCCCGTGGGCACGAGCCGCCGGCTCGCCTTCTCGCCCAGCAGCCCGACGGAGAAAAGCCTCGTAATTTGCCGCTGGCCGATGTTACTCTGTAACAGGTCCAGAACGCCCGGAGCCGCCTTGTAGTCCGTGTCCGACGTCACGCGGTCCACGGCCCGGGGCACGGAGGGATTATCGATGATCGAAAAGCTCTTTAAGTCGGCGGACGGCCCCGCCGGGGCCTCGCGCATGGAGAACGCCACCCGGGAGTCGGGCTTTTTCTGGAATGCGGCCTCGGTGTCCACGGGCTTATCGGACAGCACCATCTCCTGGACCTTCTCCAGAACGCCGGTAGGCTCTGAGGCGCTGCCTATGTCCACTACGGACTTGCTGCGGACGAGCTGAAACCGGTATCTGAGGATGTCGTCGAAACCCAGGCCCAGCCACTTTTCCGAGTCCATGTCCATGGTATTGCCCGAGAGCGGCGGTATCAGGGGGCCGGCGATGACCTTCGGGTAGCCATAGCTGCCCACGAAGACGGCCGGGGGCGCCGAGCCGGCGATCTCCTCCTTCAGGCCTTTCAGGTCCACATACGTCTTCGCCTTTACTAATATCGGGCATACGCGCCTGCCGCAGAGGGCCATGAAGCCCCGGCAGCGCACGCAGAGCGATTCCTTCTTCGTTTCGCCGTAGCCGAAGGTGACCTGCCTATCCACGTCCTCCTGTAAGCCCTGCGAATGAATAATGATTGCGTTAGCGTGGCAAAAGTAATTCCTGCTAAGACATTAAAAAATTAATAAGAGCGCCCTAAGACTTTTTCAGCCACGAAGCTACTCTAAGCTGGCCTGAAGTGGCTCGAAGACTTTTAAATGATTATGCTGCCTTCTTATTTTTGTTGTATAAGCCCGCTAAGAGCATACAAGTCTTCGCGGACTTTGATGCTCTTCGAGGGCTTAAGCCCTCCACCCATAGCTTAATATTTTCACGCTGCATACGCGTTCTGGCATGCGCAGGAAGCTATCGGCGGACATCGAGGCCGCCATCGAAATGGATAACCGGGCCTTCGACAGCTCGCTGTCCCGGTACGCGACGAAAAACTCGTCCGCCGACCGCCGCAGGCCCGACCACGAGGACATCCGGCGGCCGTTCTTCCACGACGGCGACCGCATCATGCATTCCCGGGCCTACGCCCGGTATATCGATAAGACCCAGGTGTTCTACCTCATCAAGAACGACCACATCACCCACCGGGTCCTCCACGTCCAGCTCGTGTCCAAGATCGCCCGCATGATCGGCCGGGGCCTGCTTTTGAATGAGGACCTCATCGAGGCCATCGCCCTGGGCCACGACATCGGCCACGTGCCCTACGGGCACGACGGCGAGAAGTACCTTTCAGCGGAGTGCCGGAGGCACGGCATCGGCAGCTTCCGGCACAACGTGCAGAGCGTCCGGGCGCTGGATAAGATCGAGGATTTAAACCTAACGCTTCAGGTGCTGGACGGCATCCTGGCCCACAATGGCGAAGCGCACGACCTCGTAATTAAGCCCGCGTTCGGCAAGACCTGGGAATCCTTTGATGTCGAGGTAAAATTTTGCGAAAGTACGGCCGAAGAGCACTCGGGCATCCTGCCCATGACGCTCGAG
This portion of the Methanocella sp. genome encodes:
- a CDS encoding deoxyguanosinetriphosphate triphosphohydrolase family protein; this encodes MRRKLSADIEAAIEMDNRAFDSSLSRYATKNSSADRRRPDHEDIRRPFFHDGDRIMHSRAYARYIDKTQVFYLIKNDHITHRVLHVQLVSKIARMIGRGLLLNEDLIEAIALGHDIGHVPYGHDGEKYLSAECRRHGIGSFRHNVQSVRALDKIEDLNLTLQVLDGILAHNGEAHDLVIKPAFGKTWESFDVEVKFCESTAEEHSGILPMTLEACVVRVSDTISFIGRDIEDAITIGLIKRDEIPKECAGMLGDNNRDIVNSLVIDAIENSYGRDHIALSGDTAAALKKLREFNNTSIYNNPKIKSEAGKVERMFSMLFATFLEDLEKGDRNSRIYKNYLDTFSGEKL
- a CDS encoding Nre family DNA repair protein, translating into MDRQVTFGYGETKKESLCVRCRGFMALCGRRVCPILVKAKTYVDLKGLKEEIAGSAPPAVFVGSYGYPKVIAGPLIPPLSGNTMDMDSEKWLGLGFDDILRYRFQLVRSKSVVDIGSASEPTGVLEKVQEMVLSDKPVDTEAAFQKKPDSRVAFSMREAPAGPSADLKSFSIIDNPSVPRAVDRVTSDTDYKAAPGVLDLLQSNIGQRQITRLFSVGLLGEKASRRLVPTGWSITAVDDIAGTGLLDKVKYYPTIDKYTVFSAEALANNVVILLTPTPWMFEGLELWHMSAPNWHCDSDFEFYEGRKGYASALAGAYYAARLPVAEYLDAAGRQAGAIAFLEVLNDWIPLGVWRFRELAKQALANPPMAFDTLDLALAEAGKRLKSPLQPWLSSSRLYKYMKEQKRLFDFF